The genomic region AACTCGCTCGCTGGCGCCCACAACTTCTCGATGTCGACGCCCTTCCGTGACCTGCCTGAAACCGTGCAGGACCTCCTCCTCCAGGGCGACCGCAACACGAAGTTCACCATGCGCCATCGCACCCACCGCGGCCGCGAGTTCACCTGGCAGACCACCTATGAGGGCGTCATCCCCAACCTCATGCGCCGCTACCGCGACACCGAGTCGGACTACGTGCGCTCCGAGATCCAGCGCTACATGGCCCAGCGCCCGTGCCCCTCGTGCGTCGGGCGGCGCCTGAAGCCCGAGGCCCTCGCCGTCACCGTCTGCGGCAAGGACATCATGCAGGTCTGCTCGCAGAACATCGAGCGCGCGCTCGAGTGGTCAGAGAGCGTCAGGAGCGAAGACCCCAGGCTCATCGAGCAGGACCTCGCCCTCAACGACCGCGACCGCTTCATCGCTCAGCAGATACTCAAGGAGATCGACAACCGGCTGCGCTTCCTGACGGAGATCGGCCTGCACTACCTCACCCTGGAGCGCACCGCCTACACCCTCTCCGGCGGCGAGGCCCAGCGCATCCGCCTCGCGACGCAGATCGGCTCCGGCCTCATGGGCGTCCTCTACGTCTGCGACGAGCCCACCATCGGCCTGCATCCCGCCGACGACTACCGCCTCATCGCCACCCTCAAGCGCCTCCGGGACCTCGGCAACACCGTCCTCCTCGTCGAGCACGACGAGGCCGTCATGCGCGCCGCCGACCACATCGTCGACCTCGGCCCCGGCGCCGGCGAGCACGGCGGCCATATCGTCGCTGAGGGGCCGGTGGACTCCATCTTGCCCAGCGCGGCATCCATTACCGGCGCCTACCTCTCGGGCCGCCGCGAGATCCCCCTGCCTCGCTCTCGGCGCTCAGGCTCCGGCGAGACCATCACCCTCACCGGCGCGCGGGCCAACAACCTGAAGAACGTGGACGTCGAGTTCCCGCTCGGCAAGCTCGTCGTAATCACCGGCGTGTCCGGCTCCGGCAAGAGCACCCTCGTCAACGAGGTCTTGTACAAAAAGCTCGCCCAGACCTTCTACCGCGCCAAGGACCGCCCCGGCCCCCACGACAGCGTCACCGGCCTCGAAGCCATCGACAAGGTCGTCGACATAGACCAGTCGCCCATTGGCCGCACCCCGCGCAGCAATCCGGCCACCTACACCGGCGCATTCACGCCCATCCGCGAGATGTTCGCCAAGCTGCCGGAGGCCCGCACCCGCGGCTACATGCCCGGCCGCTTCTCCTTCAACGTCAAGGGCGGCCGCTGCGAGGCCTGCGAGGGCGGCGGCTACATCCAGATCGAGATGCAGTTCCTCCCCGATGTCACCGTCCCGTGCGAGGTCTGCAACGGCGCACGCTACAACCGTGAGGCGCTGGAGGTGAAGTTCCGCGACAACTCCATCTCTGACGTGCTCAACATGACCGTGGAGGAGGCGTTGGAGCTCTTCCAGAACCTGCCGCGTGTCCGCTCCAAGCTGGAGACCCTCCGCGATGTCGGCCTCGGCTACATCCGCCTCGGCCAGCCCGCCACCACCCTCTCCGGCGGCGAGGCCCAGCGCATCAAGCTCT from Chloroflexota bacterium harbors:
- the uvrA gene encoding excinuclease ABC subunit UvrA, which produces MTLEHIIVKGAREHNLKNIDVMIPRNKLVVVTGVSGSGKSSLAFDTIYAEGQRRYVESLSASARQFLGRMEKPDVDYIEGLSPAISIDQKGVSHNPRSTVGTVTEVYDYLRLLFARVGVPHCPQCGRAVVRQSVQQIADAVFDLPRESRIMLMAPVVRDRKGEYKDVFEDARKKGFVRVQVDGQVRDLSDTITLDKNYRHTIQVVVDRLVINDDLEQSRVHESLETAMRLAEGMVTVAILPDAPSPLAGEGGDGGAVRPEGNRRANRRRGPQTSGNQEIIFSEQFACPYCQISFGEIEPRTFSFNNPNGACPECTGLGFRLEVDPELVVPNPALSLDEGAISPWMRPGTAHGVHASMLNSLAGAHNFSMSTPFRDLPETVQDLLLQGDRNTKFTMRHRTHRGREFTWQTTYEGVIPNLMRRYRDTESDYVRSEIQRYMAQRPCPSCVGRRLKPEALAVTVCGKDIMQVCSQNIERALEWSESVRSEDPRLIEQDLALNDRDRFIAQQILKEIDNRLRFLTEIGLHYLTLERTAYTLSGGEAQRIRLATQIGSGLMGVLYVCDEPTIGLHPADDYRLIATLKRLRDLGNTVLLVEHDEAVMRAADHIVDLGPGAGEHGGHIVAEGPVDSILPSAASITGAYLSGRREIPLPRSRRSGSGETITLTGARANNLKNVDVEFPLGKLVVITGVSGSGKSTLVNEVLYKKLAQTFYRAKDRPGPHDSVTGLEAIDKVVDIDQSPIGRTPRSNPATYTGAFTPIREMFAKLPEARTRGYMPGRFSFNVKGGRCEACEGGGYIQIEMQFLPDVTVPCEVCNGARYNREALEVKFRDNSISDVLNMTVEEALELFQNLPRVRSKLETLRDVGLGYIRLGQPATTLSGGEAQRIKLSTELSKRATGRTLYILDEPTTGLSFEDVAALMRVLHRLVEAGNTVIVIEHHLDVIKNADWIIDLGPGAGEHGGEVIAIGTPEDVMGIDRSYTGEYLRPLLNGHAPAGSPPAAAPRKKRAKQPVAAT